The following are from one region of the Leptospira harrisiae genome:
- the hflX gene encoding GTPase HflX, which yields MDLARLVGEISVEIGRQVGLLIERTGYVTHLIVGNDHSIEIPHLDRYRVAHSRLRGLRLFHTHLKEHPLNQEDLMDLVLNRFDSITAACVGTDGIPKFFFSAFINPDPDAKEPWILSPKQYPGQLKYGYSEQVEALESEFTKKTSNLKESQKENRAFLVGVYDVRKMKRSPDHSMAELKELCRTAGIHVVDTYVQKRDPDPRTVVGKGKLQEIILTSVHKDIEHLIFDLELTPSQAKKISDASDLKIIDRTQLILDIFSKNAKSRDGKLQVELAQLKYLKNRLSELDDNMSRLTGGIGGRGPGETKLEIGNRRVEEKITRLENELKDLKRRRELNRKARSKNEIPIVGIVGYTNAGKSTLLNALTNSTVIAEDKLFATLDPTTRRIRFPEEREIIISDTVGFIHDLPPDLSQAFKATLEELGDADLLLHVVDSTNANYAEQMEAVDTILNSLQLNEIPRMVVFNKADGLDEETRASFEKNEALLVSAVTREGLSHLLDLIEEELWKKKEQTPNLASIPNS from the coding sequence ATGGACCTCGCAAGGCTCGTTGGAGAGATTTCAGTGGAAATTGGTCGGCAGGTCGGCCTTCTCATTGAGAGGACAGGTTATGTCACTCATTTGATTGTTGGGAACGACCATTCCATCGAAATTCCCCACTTGGATCGTTACCGTGTGGCCCATTCCAGGCTTCGGGGTTTACGCCTTTTCCATACTCATCTCAAAGAACACCCATTAAACCAAGAAGATTTGATGGACCTTGTCCTTAACCGATTTGATTCCATTACGGCAGCCTGTGTTGGCACAGATGGGATTCCTAAATTCTTTTTTTCTGCATTCATCAATCCAGATCCGGATGCAAAGGAACCTTGGATTCTTTCACCTAAACAATACCCAGGTCAATTGAAGTATGGATACTCCGAACAAGTTGAAGCACTCGAATCTGAATTCACAAAAAAAACATCCAACCTCAAAGAATCTCAAAAAGAAAACAGGGCCTTCCTTGTGGGTGTGTATGATGTTCGAAAGATGAAACGTTCGCCTGACCATTCGATGGCAGAACTCAAAGAACTTTGTCGCACAGCAGGAATCCATGTTGTGGATACTTATGTTCAAAAAAGAGATCCGGATCCCAGAACTGTTGTAGGAAAAGGTAAGTTACAAGAAATCATTCTTACTTCGGTTCACAAAGACATTGAACATTTGATTTTTGATTTGGAACTCACACCTTCACAGGCCAAAAAAATATCCGATGCAAGTGATTTAAAAATCATAGATCGTACCCAGCTGATTTTAGATATCTTTTCCAAAAATGCAAAATCGAGAGATGGAAAGCTTCAAGTGGAACTGGCCCAACTCAAATACTTAAAAAACCGACTTTCTGAATTGGACGACAATATGAGTCGCCTAACAGGTGGTATCGGTGGTAGAGGGCCTGGAGAAACCAAGTTAGAAATTGGAAACAGGCGCGTGGAAGAAAAAATCACTCGTTTGGAAAATGAACTAAAAGATCTCAAACGTCGCAGGGAATTAAACCGAAAGGCTCGTTCCAAAAACGAAATCCCTATCGTGGGAATTGTTGGTTATACAAATGCCGGAAAGTCAACCTTACTCAATGCCCTCACGAATTCTACTGTCATTGCCGAAGACAAATTATTTGCAACTTTAGATCCCACAACTCGTAGGATACGTTTTCCAGAAGAGAGAGAAATCATCATTTCTGATACTGTGGGTTTTATCCACGACCTTCCTCCAGATTTATCCCAAGCATTTAAAGCGACTCTTGAGGAATTAGGGGATGCAGATTTATTACTCCATGTTGTAGATTCAACAAACGCAAATTATGCGGAACAAATGGAAGCCGTAGATACCATTCTCAATTCGCTTCAATTGAACGAAATTCCGAGAATGGTGGTTTTTAACAAAGCTGACGGGTTGGATGAGGAAACACGTGCTTCATTTGAAAAAAATGAGGCATTACTTGTATCTGCTGTGACCCGCGAAGGTTTGTCGCATCTTTTGGATTTAATTGAAGAAGAACTTTGGAAGAAAAAGGAACAGACTCCAAACCTAGCTTCTATTCCCAATTCGTAA
- a CDS encoding STAS domain-containing protein, with product MANFQFPSLDLKTEFIEIKGERVLVVSFVGQITNTNAYEINRNISVIFRDSVYNIILELTKLDYINSIGVATLIGIIKTVESNHGKILIGGLNHFLENVIRLMDLPRSVQIYNTKKEAITNWE from the coding sequence ATGGCGAATTTCCAGTTTCCCTCTCTGGATCTAAAAACAGAATTCATCGAAATCAAAGGAGAACGAGTTCTGGTTGTTTCCTTTGTGGGCCAAATCACAAATACCAACGCCTACGAAATCAACCGAAATATTTCCGTGATCTTTCGCGACTCTGTTTATAATATTATTTTGGAACTAACCAAGTTGGATTATATCAATAGCATTGGTGTGGCGACACTCATTGGTATTATCAAAACAGTAGAGAGTAATCATGGCAAAATTCTGATTGGGGGACTCAATCATTTTCTGGAAAATGTAATTCGACTGATGGATTTACCACGTAGTGTACAAATTTATAATACTAAAAAAGAAGCCATTACGAATTGGGAATAG
- a CDS encoding homoserine dehydrogenase, which translates to MKEVRIGLLGAGVVGTSLLQLLDKNREKIQRHYGINLQLTTIATRSPGKLQGKTNVPVTDDVLSVTNRSDIDMIVELIGGTDTAYQAVRSSLEHGKTVITANKALLSEKGRELYPIATKTGAELGYEAAVAGSIPIIRTLRDGLSSCEFEVICGILNGTTNFILTKMEQEGWDYLTALKKAQDLGFAEADPTFDVEGIDAGHKISLLASLAFREYVSFASLSVKGISDLQSLDIQSALSLGYRIKLLGISKRSSAGVLTKVHPTLVPLDHPLANVMNESNAVFYKTKEADSGMITGKGAGGMPTASAVLSDIIYYASRLGSQDVAKENNLFPEAKAFPEPDNLVRYYLRFSTVDKPGVLAEISQVLGRHNISIASVQQKESTSEPVSVIVVTHSATEGEFQKSLQEIDTMSTIIKQKTVAIRLLEKL; encoded by the coding sequence ATGAAAGAAGTTCGTATTGGTCTATTGGGTGCCGGTGTTGTCGGTACTAGCTTACTCCAACTCTTGGATAAAAACCGAGAAAAAATCCAACGTCATTATGGAATCAACTTACAACTAACGACCATTGCCACCCGTAGCCCGGGAAAACTCCAAGGTAAAACGAACGTTCCAGTCACTGACGATGTATTATCTGTTACAAATCGTTCGGATATCGATATGATTGTTGAATTGATAGGCGGAACGGATACAGCTTACCAAGCAGTTCGGTCATCTTTGGAACATGGTAAAACTGTCATCACAGCCAATAAGGCATTGTTATCTGAAAAAGGCAGGGAATTGTATCCAATTGCAACAAAAACTGGAGCTGAGCTTGGTTATGAAGCAGCCGTAGCCGGATCTATCCCTATTATCCGCACATTACGCGATGGACTCTCTTCTTGTGAATTTGAAGTCATTTGTGGAATCCTGAATGGAACCACAAATTTTATTTTAACCAAAATGGAACAAGAAGGTTGGGATTATTTAACTGCACTGAAAAAAGCACAAGATCTTGGATTTGCAGAAGCAGACCCAACCTTCGACGTAGAAGGAATTGATGCCGGGCATAAAATCAGTTTGCTTGCAAGTCTTGCCTTTCGTGAGTACGTTTCGTTCGCTTCCCTTTCCGTAAAAGGAATTTCCGATTTACAATCTTTGGACATCCAATCCGCTCTTTCTCTCGGATATCGAATTAAACTTTTAGGAATCTCTAAACGAAGTTCGGCGGGTGTCCTTACCAAAGTCCATCCAACTCTCGTTCCTCTCGACCATCCATTGGCAAATGTCATGAACGAATCGAATGCAGTTTTTTACAAAACAAAAGAAGCAGATTCGGGAATGATCACTGGAAAAGGTGCTGGTGGAATGCCTACTGCAAGTGCTGTTCTCTCTGACATCATCTACTATGCGTCAAGACTGGGAAGTCAGGACGTCGCTAAGGAAAATAATCTTTTCCCAGAAGCTAAAGCCTTTCCAGAACCTGACAATTTGGTTCGTTATTACTTACGTTTTTCCACTGTAGACAAACCTGGAGTGCTAGCTGAAATTTCTCAAGTGCTCGGCCGTCATAATATTTCAATTGCTTCCGTCCAACAGAAGGAGTCCACTTCGGAACCAGTGTCTGTGATTGTAGTCACACACTCGGCGACAGAGGGGGAATTTCAGAAATCTTTACAGGAAATTGATACTATGTCGACCATCATCAAACAGAAAACTGTGGCCATCCGGCTTTTGGAAAAACTGTAA